Proteins encoded by one window of Aspergillus puulaauensis MK2 DNA, chromosome 4, nearly complete sequence:
- a CDS encoding uncharacterized protein (COG:C;~EggNog:ENOG410PHM6;~InterPro:IPR036625,IPR000089,IPR001078,IPR004167, IPR003016,IPR023213,IPR011053;~PFAM:PF00364,PF00198,PF02817;~go_function: GO:0016746 - transferase activity, transferring acyl groups [Evidence IEA]), with translation MRAFVGQRSVRLAKGLSSPSLQHTSISPRCFRVPGPKLFHSSPVLCQVQPYLLADIGEGITECRIVQWFVKSGDRVSQFDPICEVQSDKASVEITSRYDGVITAIHHQVDEMAIVGKPLLDIDVEDETSPDIPPQGDTAQDTATTGGDAEPESTMVTSTIPEEPAVKLEPKHSGLAAPAVRRIMKEHDIDISKVAGTGKGGRVLKEDMLRHLSQQDSMSPAPVLNDTTANEAHETVRLSPTDSQMFKVMTRALSIPHFGYTHNVDLTSLTRFRRKINARAENLPGHDKTSMTRLSALPFILKALSQTFSKYPKLNAHLDPGSDGDAPQLTIKHSHDFGIAIDTPSGLLVPVVKGIQNHSIISLDAEIKRLSALAKEGKLAPSDMKGATFTVSNIGSIGGAAVSPVIVPPMVAILGVGKAESVPMFIDNEQGESQIARRERAVLSWSADHRVLDGASVARCAESLAKSLESIDELGLSLK, from the exons ATGAGGGCCTTCGTTGGTCAACGGTCTGTTCGCCTGGCTAAGGGCCTCTCGTCGCCCTCCCTGCAACATACTAGTATCAGTCCCCGATGTTTTAGGGTGCCAGGCCCTAAACTATTCCACTCGTCTCCTGTACTATGCCAGGTCCAGCCGTACTTGCTTGCCGATATCGGTGAAG GAATTACTGAATGTCGCATTGTACAGTGGTTTGTCAAGTCCGGAGATCGTGTTAGTCAGTTTGATCCCATTTGCGAAGTACAATCGGACAAAGCTTCTGTTGAG ATAACATCTCGATATGATGGCGTGATTACAGCAATTCACCACCAggtggatgagatggcgaTAGTTGGAAAG CCGCTCCTGGAcattgatgttgaagatgagaCTTCACCTGATATACCTCCACAAGGCGATACCGCACAAGACACAGCGACGACGGGGGGTGATGCCGAGCCGGAGTCTACCATGGTCACATCAACAATACCAGAAGAACCAGCCGTGAAACTGGAACCCAAACACTCCGGGCTTGCCGCTCCGGCAGTGAGGCGCATTATGAAGGAGCATGATATCGACATCAGTAAAGTTGCCGGGACAGGTAAGGGTGGTCGTGTGCTGAAGGAAGATATGCTGCGCCATCTCTCACAACAAGACAGCATGTCCCCGGCACCGGTGCTCAACGATACAACTGCCAATGAAGCCCATGAGACTGTGCGCCTCTCACCAACGGACAGCCAGATGTTTAAGGTCATGACAAGAGCTCTCAGTATCCCTCACTTCGGATATACCCATAATGTCGATTTAACTTCGTTGACGAGATTTCGCCGGAAAATCAATGCTCGGGCCGAGAACTTGCCTGGGCATGACAAAACTTCTATGACACGGTTGAGTGCTTTGCCTTTTATTCTAAAGGCACTGTCGCAAACATTTAGCAAATACCCGAAACTAAACGCTCACCTGGATCCTGGAAGTGATGGCGATGCGCCGCAGCTCACGATCAAACATTCCCACGACTTCGGTATAGCAATCGACACACCCAGCGGCCTTCTTGTTCCGGTGGTAAAAGGCATCCAGAACCATTCTATTATCTCCCTGGATGCAGAGATAAAGCGGCTGAGTGCCCTTGCTAAAGAAGGCAAGCTTGCGCCATCCGACATGAAAGGAGCTACATTTACGGTGAGCAACATCGGGAGCATAGGAGGCGCTGCAGTCAGCCCTGTTATTGTTCCTCCCATGGTTGCCATTCTCGGTGTTGGAAAGGCTGAGTCTGTGCCTATGTTTATCGACAACGAGCAAGGCGAGAGTCAGATTGCCAGGCGCGAAAGGGCCGTTCTCAGTTGGAGCGCAGACCACCGGGTTCTCGACGGCGCATCGGTGGCTAGGTGTGCAGAGAGCCTGGCGAAATCTTTGGAAAGCATTGACGAGCTTGGGCTGTCTTTGAAATAG
- a CDS encoding alpha/beta hydrolase (COG:S;~EggNog:ENOG410PWW0;~InterPro:IPR000073,IPR029058;~PFAM:PF12697) has protein sequence METFKLSLPDSGIISGRYSFPSRDRKSSHVRPLIVCIPGGSYDSRYFDVDGAQSIVSLSTSLNIPVIAIDRPGYGASTPTANTENASTYAQSQGRYLNSTILPAMWKAFAKRAQAPAIVLLSHSIGAMIATIAAGSYTGAEPYPLAGIITSGIGTQLVEGPRQGMVHLLHEATEVIHFEPAPKDAIMLQLPQMNLAPIRMCRFTEQLNRPVPCGELRDINLTWLNYWTQYSSKVKVPLLYGLGEFDGLWTCSQETMYAYKAAFPQSPNVACEIMPMAPHCMELSFQSQAWYLKCFAFAIECITSQSLRSTMQPTGDEDKSVSPARGIITTVYTTSYGDTLLERPPL, from the coding sequence ATGGAGACATTCAAGCTCTCTCTTCCAGACAGCGGCATAATATCTGGCCGATACAGCTTCCCAAGTAGGGATAGGAAATCATCCCACGTTCGGCCGCTCATTGTGTGCATCCCCGGTGGAAGTTATGATTCCCGGTACTTTGACGTTGATGGAGCTCAATCAATTGTCAGCTTGTCGACTTCTTTGAATATTCCAGTTATTGCGATAGATCGCCCTGGCTATGGAGCAAGCACACCAACTGCCAACACTGAAAATGCATCGACTTACGCTCAAAGCCAAGGGAGATACCTCAATTCAACAATCCTGCCAGCCATGTGGAAAGCCTTTGCAAAGCGCGCCCAAGCCCCGGCCATAGTCCTGTTATCACATTCCATCGGCGCAATGATTGCAACCATTGCTGCCGGGTCTTACACCGGTGCAGAGCCTTATCCTCTCGCAGGAATTATTACATCTGGCATTGGTACCCAGCTTGTGGAAGGACCGAGACAGGGCATGGTTCATCTACTGCACGAAGCAACCGAGGTCATCCACTTCGAACCAGCACCCAAAGACGCCATCATGCTGCAACTGCCACAAATGAACCTTGCGCCAATCAGGATGTGTCGGTTTACGGAGCAATTGAACAGGCCGGTACCCTGCGGCGAATTACGTGATATCAACCTCACATGGCTTAACTACTGGACGCAGTATTCGTCAAAAGTCAAGGTTCCACTGCTGTACGGGCTGGGCGAGTTTGATGGTCTCTGGACCTGCTCGCAGGAGACAATGTACGCGTATAAAGCTGCTTTCCCGCAGAGCCCGAACGTGGCCTGTGAAATCATGCCAATGGCGCCACACTGCATGGAGCTGAGCTTTCAGAGTCAGGCCTGGTATTTGAAATGTTTCGCGTTTGCGATTGAGTGTATCACGTCACAATCACTGCGGTCTACAATGCAGCCCACGGGGGATGAGGACAAGAGCGTTTCTCCTGCTCGGGGTATCATAACTACCGTTTACACGACCTCCTACGGGGACACCCTGTTGGAAAGGCCACCCCTCTAG
- a CDS encoding fungal specific transcription factor domain-containing protein (COG:S;~EggNog:ENOG410PXCT;~InterPro:IPR007219;~PFAM:PF04082;~TransMembrane:2 (i370-388o429-452i);~go_function: GO:0003677 - DNA binding [Evidence IEA];~go_function: GO:0008270 - zinc ion binding [Evidence IEA];~go_process: GO:0006351 - transcription, DNA-templated [Evidence IEA]), protein MAANQVEYSNAVPTPKDSEIDREDATIDIKHINWEHHGPGSWLSICSKPGVRWVASKAETSRFGPIAHSLVMDWTKHLTVSQSLSRERCPEPDRETASRYAGSYFDYSHDRVLGAVYRPEFETHLHVHFEGLQSDDVAHYALRNAIYAIGCRAAALMDNSAKFADIQQLSLRYFQNALSVYTDLLYMPSGLTAVEALIVMTSYAELLGSPAVEYMLCSSAARLAQSKGLHRQPSRRWKLPVVEIIRRNCVFWVIYGYDKYLSLRSGRPSILGDDDISCEVPTDAPEGSTIDIEMFTAIAHHAKICSQMMKHLFSVEAFKQPPETIFQQIETYQAELEEWQTSLPPGLRLESSLDSPGASRRRQDAVRLQIAYYGSIIALHANIHYPWISSFLLAHREASFRDRVSNSSAKVAAASRQVLLSLKSLVPDLISQAPIVFYYPMLATINLFIYILKAPMAATVNSDLALLDIASGHFGHIYHLTSSHVSFSFPRDAIRIAERAVEVAKAGKGILNENEERGFDTRISTPHMPSQGLFDVRADDLSQTSMLDYWDGLPADFFDDFIVAGDMIAL, encoded by the exons ATGGCTGCGAATCAGGTGGAATACAGCAATGCTGTTCCCACACCCAAGGACTCTGAAATCGATCGAGAGGATGCCACTATTGATATTAAGCAT ATTAATTGGGAACATCACG GCCCCGGCTCCTGGCTCTCAATCTGCTCCAAGCCCGGAGTCCGATGGGTGGCAAGTAAAGCTGAAACATCGCGCTTTGGACCAATTGCACACAGTCTCGTCATGGATTGGACCAAGCATCTCACGGTGTCACAAAGCCTGAGTCGAGAAAGGTGCCCTGAGCCAGACAGGGAAACGGCATCTCGCTATGCCGGCA GCTACTTTGATTACTCGCACGACCGTGTGCTTGGGGCTGTGTACCGACCGGAGTTCGAGACGCATTTGCACGTGCACTTCGAGGGATTGCAATCCGATGATGTGGCCCATTATGCCTTGCGGAATGCAATTTATGCCATTGGCTGTCGAGCGGCAGCGTTAATGGACAACTCTGCCAAATTCGCCGATATCCAGCAGCTGTCCTTGAGGTATTTCCAGAACGCATTGTCTGTCTACACAGATCTACTTTATATGCCCAGCGGACTTACCGCTGTAGAGGCTTTAATCGTCATG ACATCGTATGCGGAGCTTCTTGGAAGCCCGGCCGTTGAATACATGCTGTGCTCCTCTGCTGCTCGTCTTGCTCAGTCCAAGGGCCTACATCGCCAACCCTCAAGGCGTTGGAAGCTCCCTGTGGTTGAAATAATCCGCCGGAATTGCGTCTTCTGGGTGATTTATGGCTACGACAAGTACCTCTCGCTGCGGTCTGGCCGGCCATCT ATTCTCGGTGATGACGATATAAGTTGTGAAGTGCCAACAGACGCCCCGGAAGGAAGCACCATCGACATTGAAATGTTTACTGCCATTGCCCATCATGCGAAGATTTGCTCCCAGATGATGAAGCACCTGTTCTCAGTAGAGGCGTTTAAACAGCCCCCCGAGACTATCTTCCAGCAGATAGAGACCTACCAGGCAGAACTCGAAGAATGGCAAACTTCCCTGCCGCCAGGCCTTCGTCTAGAATCCTCCCTGGATTCGCCAGGTGCTTCAAGACGGAGACAGGACGCAGTGCGACTGCAAATAGCATACTATGGCAGCATTATTGCTCTGCATGCTAATATTCACTACCCCTGGATAAGCTCGTTTCTTCTAGCCCATCGGGAGGCCTCATTTCGTGATCGAGTTTCGAACAGCTCGGCCAAAGTGGCTGCAGCATCACGGCAAGTTCTCTTGTCACTGAAGAGTCTGGTTCCAGATTTGATTTCTCAAGCACC TATTGTGTTCTATTATCCCATGCTGGCCACGATTAATCTTTTCATATATATTCTCAAAGCACCAATGGCCGCCACAGTGAATTCCGATCTTGCGCTCCTGGACATAGCCTCAGGCCACTTCGGGCACATCTACCATCTAACCTCCTCGCACGTTTCCTTCAGCTTTCCACGAGATGCGATCAGGATTGCAGAAAGAGCGGTCGAGGTAGCAAAGGCAGGCAAGGGGATCCtgaatgagaatgaggaaAGGGGGTTCGATACTAGGATTTCCACGCCGCATATGCCTTCACAAGGTCTTTTCGATGTCCGC GCTGATGATTTAAGTCAGACCTCTATGCTGGATTACTGGGACGGATTGCCGGCGGATTTCTTTGATGATTTTATTGTTGCGGGAGATATGATAGCTCTCTAA
- a CDS encoding uncharacterized protein (InterPro:IPR037401,IPR032710;~PFAM:PF13577) — protein MDTIATETAIKSLLVRERYYRDTNQWEKLRSSYHPDASKTHIDITWYQGDIDGFVSGSRAMVTGGTGAIHSISPVEVHLSTNGDRAVTESTGSISIRFTYEGRGYDCVSLNRFISRLERESGQWKLLTLESIYERDSITPVLPESGNVTLPVPVEARESYKCISWVLSLKGFKIKQDLPGADDPASCERVMKEGLEWLS, from the exons ATGGACACTATCGCTACCGAGACAGCAATCAAATCGCTCCTTGTCCGCGAGAGATACTACCGCGATACAAACCAATGGGAGAAACTTCGGTCAAGCTATCACCCAGATGCGTCCAAGACACACATTGACATCACCTG GTACCAGGGCGATATCGATGGCTTTGTATCCGGATCTCGAGCAATGGTAACCGGCGGCACCGGTGCTATTCACTCCATCAGCCCGGTAGAAGTACATTTAAGTACAAACGGAGACAGGGCAGTCACAGAGTCCACAGGATCAATTTCGATCCGGTTTACGTACGAAGGAAGGGGCTACGACTGCGTCTCACTCAACCGCTTTATCTCGCGGCTGGAGCGGGAGTCCGGCCAGTGGAAGTTGCTTACTCTGGAGTCGATCTATGAGCGAGACTCGATTACACCGGTACTCCCGGAATCAGGCAATGTGACTCTACCTGTGCCTGTCGAAGCGCGGGAAAGCTACAAATGCATATCCTGGGTTCTGAGCCTGAAGGGATTCAAGATCAAGCAGGACTTGCCGGGCGCAGACGACCCTGCGTCTTGTGAACGGGTGATGAAGGAGGGCTTGGAGTGGCTGTCTTAG